Proteins found in one Fusarium oxysporum Fo47 chromosome V, complete sequence genomic segment:
- a CDS encoding Snf7 family, with product MNRLFGSKPAGPKPTLNGAITNLDTRISSLDTKLKALNAELGAYQEKLSRMREGPGKQAMKQKALKVLQRRKAYEAEKDKLESQVWNMEQASNMQDNLKNVMTQVDAMKTTNKELKKQYGKIDIDKIERLQDEMADLMDVGNEIQESLARSYDIPEDVEEDELDAELEALGMEVEMEHEMGGAVPGFLQDEVVPEFVDEPPQTEDKVKQVAG from the coding sequence ATGAACCGCCTATTCGGCTCCAAGCCCGCGGGCCCCAAACCCACCCTCAACGGCGCTATAACCAACCTCGACACCCGCATATCCTCGCTCGACACCAAACTCAAAGCCCTCAACGCCGAACTAGGCGCCTACCAAGAAAAGCTCTCCCGCATGCGCGAAGGCCCCGGCAAGCAAGCGATGAAGCAGAAAGCCCTCAAGGTGCTGCAGCGCCGCAAGGCGTACGAGGCGGAGAAGGACAAGCTCGAGAGCCAGGTGTGGAACATGGAGCAGGCGAGCAACATGCAGGACAACCTAAAGAACGTGATGACGCAGGTGGATgcgatgaagacgacgaatAAGGAGCTGAAGAAACAGTATGGCAAGATTGATATTGATAAGATTGAGAGGTTGCAGGATGAGATGGCGGATTTGATGGATGTGGGTAATGAGATTCAGGAGAGTTTGGCGAGGAGTTATGATATTCCTGAGGAtgtggaggaggatgagctgGATGCTGAGTTGGAGGCGTTGGGGATGGAGGTCGAGATGGAGCATGAGATGGGTGGTGCTGTGCCGGGTTTCTTGCAGGATGAGGTCGTGCCAGAGTTTGTGGACGAGCCTCCTCAGACTGAGGACAAGGTGAAGCAGGTTGCTGGTTAA